The following coding sequences lie in one Streptomyces sp. NBC_00510 genomic window:
- a CDS encoding glycoside hydrolase family 78 protein: MSEAPRGPSRRHVVGIMVAGAGGLALPIGVTSPAAATTSHTHGGKVTVGHLSIDGRTDAPLGVDDPSPRLGWQVTSAPANWAQKAYQVRAAATSADLARGRYLWDSGKVHSDAQTDIPWRGKALRSRQSVVWQVRLWDTRGDVTPWSSPAAWEMGLLKRADWDPAQWIEYPGRKVGDPLPIFARAFDVDNRHSGKVVEARLYLAGVGLHEASLNGQAVTDEVLAPGSSNYQLSVEYRAYDVTPLIRSGANTLGVEVGHGQALVTRSVTNPATGRTAPYGWWQSQFKGSGTLAAPAVPGDTAVKLSGVSGYHVGGTINIDTGDGGDRLEPRTITAIGTAGADGTGITFTPALTRQHAADAAVTGSGNSLAGTDPSAGAAVSPRLIARLELAKADGSVQTIVTDHSWKTSLGPTTTDNWYSGTDYDARREQPGWNAPGADLSSTAKRRDGSAAGWAPAGIAPPPNLTTELVWRVGEPVKVADRIHPVSITQPTPGVWVFDFGQNIAGWPELAVDGTVPAGTTITLKPAESLAADGTVNQASIMGGGSSRGTNVFATYTTRGNGHGETWHPRFNYFGMQWVQVTGLPEGYTPTASTITGLQLHAATPTAGTVTTSNDRINRIHRMSRYSIMSNMMSTFTDCPGREKLAYPADYLQPFGSLHRNFGYNAYLRTMERHLAEGQSKAGDNIGNVALKAPVYDWGYTGRFGDEINWGNGIVLVPWFLYEVYGDTQTMARYYPQMQAFMNYIRTQKVGTGADAYIVDAALADWIAAENTSGRITGTWGYHQIADRMAKMADLLGRHADALDYRSLASNIKTAFNDAFYNTTLGRYTSQGNAGTTGATQAAQALALDEGLVPEGERQRVLDALVELVYAFQPFGGGPHFSGGTIGLAPIVRALMDGGRDDVLWDALQEDTRPSYGFFLAPTTANPQGLTTHPEQWDMGNSKNHMILLQIEEWFHSGLAGIRQARGTAGYRYLVIDPRIVGDLTHVQGSYETPQGQVASEWSLKKGTFRLKVDVPANTTAEVRVPKGGRTPHEVAKGATFRRIEGDRAVYHVPSGTYVFVARDVHAGQ; the protein is encoded by the coding sequence ATGTCCGAAGCACCACGTGGTCCGAGTCGCCGACACGTCGTAGGGATCATGGTGGCCGGGGCGGGAGGGCTGGCACTCCCGATCGGGGTCACCAGCCCCGCGGCCGCCACCACCTCCCACACGCACGGCGGCAAAGTGACCGTCGGACACCTCAGCATCGACGGCCGCACCGACGCGCCCCTGGGCGTCGACGATCCCTCTCCCCGTCTGGGCTGGCAGGTCACCAGCGCCCCGGCGAACTGGGCCCAGAAGGCCTACCAGGTACGCGCGGCAGCCACCTCCGCGGACCTGGCCCGCGGACGCTACCTGTGGGACTCCGGCAAGGTCCACTCCGATGCCCAGACCGACATCCCCTGGCGGGGAAAGGCCCTCAGGTCCCGCCAGAGCGTCGTCTGGCAGGTGCGCCTGTGGGACACCCGGGGCGACGTGACGCCGTGGAGCAGCCCCGCCGCATGGGAGATGGGGCTGCTCAAGCGCGCCGATTGGGACCCGGCCCAGTGGATCGAGTACCCCGGCCGGAAGGTCGGTGACCCCCTGCCGATCTTCGCCCGCGCCTTCGACGTGGACAACCGGCACAGCGGCAAGGTCGTCGAGGCGCGGCTGTACCTCGCCGGCGTCGGCCTCCACGAGGCCAGCCTCAACGGACAGGCCGTCACCGACGAGGTCCTCGCACCGGGAAGCTCCAACTACCAGCTGTCCGTCGAATACCGCGCGTACGACGTCACCCCCCTCATCCGCTCCGGAGCGAACACCCTCGGCGTCGAAGTGGGCCACGGTCAGGCCCTGGTCACCCGTTCCGTCACCAACCCGGCCACCGGCCGCACCGCGCCCTACGGCTGGTGGCAAAGCCAGTTCAAGGGCAGCGGCACCCTGGCCGCCCCGGCCGTGCCCGGGGACACCGCGGTCAAGCTGAGCGGCGTGAGCGGCTACCACGTCGGTGGCACGATCAACATCGACACCGGCGACGGCGGCGACCGCCTGGAGCCGCGCACGATCACCGCCATCGGCACGGCCGGCGCGGACGGAACCGGCATCACCTTCACCCCGGCCCTGACCAGGCAGCACGCGGCCGACGCGGCCGTCACCGGCTCGGGGAACTCCCTGGCCGGCACCGACCCCAGCGCCGGGGCCGCCGTCTCCCCCCGGCTGATCGCCCGCCTGGAGCTGGCCAAGGCCGACGGCTCGGTCCAGACGATCGTCACCGACCACTCCTGGAAGACCTCACTCGGCCCGACGACCACCGACAACTGGTACTCCGGGACCGACTACGACGCCCGTCGCGAACAGCCCGGATGGAACGCCCCCGGCGCCGACCTGTCGTCCACGGCCAAGCGCCGCGACGGCAGCGCCGCCGGATGGGCACCCGCCGGTATCGCGCCGCCCCCGAACCTGACGACCGAGCTCGTGTGGCGCGTCGGCGAGCCGGTGAAGGTCGCCGACCGGATCCACCCCGTCAGCATCACCCAGCCGACCCCCGGCGTGTGGGTGTTCGACTTCGGGCAGAACATCGCCGGCTGGCCGGAGCTCGCCGTGGACGGCACCGTCCCGGCAGGCACGACCATCACCTTGAAACCGGCCGAGTCGCTGGCCGCGGACGGCACCGTCAACCAGGCCTCCATCATGGGCGGCGGCAGCAGCCGCGGCACCAACGTGTTCGCCACTTACACCACCCGCGGCAACGGGCACGGCGAAACGTGGCACCCCCGCTTCAACTACTTCGGGATGCAGTGGGTCCAGGTGACCGGCCTGCCCGAGGGCTACACACCCACCGCCTCGACCATCACCGGCCTGCAGCTCCACGCGGCCACCCCCACCGCCGGCACCGTCACGACCTCCAACGACCGCATCAACCGCATCCACCGCATGTCGCGGTACTCGATCATGAGCAACATGATGTCCACCTTCACCGACTGCCCCGGACGGGAGAAACTGGCCTACCCCGCGGACTACCTCCAGCCCTTCGGCTCCCTGCACCGCAACTTCGGCTACAACGCCTACCTGCGCACCATGGAGCGCCACCTGGCCGAGGGCCAGTCCAAGGCGGGCGACAACATCGGCAACGTCGCCCTCAAGGCACCCGTGTACGACTGGGGATACACCGGCAGGTTCGGCGACGAGATCAACTGGGGCAACGGGATCGTCCTGGTGCCGTGGTTCCTCTACGAGGTCTACGGCGACACCCAGACCATGGCGCGGTACTACCCGCAGATGCAGGCGTTCATGAACTACATCAGGACCCAGAAGGTGGGCACGGGCGCCGACGCCTACATCGTGGACGCCGCTCTGGCGGACTGGATCGCCGCCGAGAACACCTCGGGCCGCATCACCGGAACGTGGGGCTACCACCAGATCGCCGACCGCATGGCGAAGATGGCCGACCTCCTCGGCCGTCACGCCGACGCCCTCGACTACCGGAGCCTCGCCTCCAACATCAAGACCGCCTTCAACGACGCCTTCTACAACACGACCCTCGGCCGCTACACCAGCCAGGGCAACGCGGGCACCACCGGTGCCACCCAGGCCGCCCAGGCCCTCGCCCTCGACGAAGGCCTGGTCCCCGAGGGCGAACGCCAGCGAGTGCTGGACGCGCTGGTCGAACTCGTCTATGCCTTCCAGCCGTTCGGCGGCGGACCGCACTTCAGCGGCGGCACCATCGGCCTCGCCCCGATCGTCCGGGCCCTGATGGACGGGGGCCGCGACGATGTCCTGTGGGACGCGCTGCAGGAGGACACCCGGCCGAGCTACGGGTTCTTCTTGGCCCCGACCACCGCGAACCCGCAGGGGCTCACCACCCATCCCGAACAGTGGGACATGGGCAACTCCAAGAACCACATGATCCTCCTGCAGATAGAGGAGTGGTTCCACAGCGGCCTTGCGGGCATCCGCCAGGCCCGCGGTACCGCCGGGTACCGGTACCTGGTGATCGACCCCCGCATCGTCGGAGACCTCACCCACGTCCAAGGCAGCTATGAGACGCCCCAGGGACAGGTGGCATCCGAGTGGTCCCTCAAGAAGGGCACCTTCCGGCTGAAGGTCGACGTGCCTGCGAACACCACGGCCGAGGTCCGGGTTCCCAAGGGCGGCCGCACACCGCACGAGGTCGCGAAGGGCGCAACCTTCCGGCGCATCGAGGGTGACCGGGCGGTCTACCACGTGCCCTCGGGAACCTACGTCTTCGTCGCCCGGGACGTACACGCGGGGCAGTAG